A DNA window from Kiritimatiellia bacterium contains the following coding sequences:
- the gyrA gene encoding DNA gyrase subunit A: MYDRNDRVDLINIEDEMQRAYIDYSMSVIVGRALPDVRDGMKPGNRRILFAMREGSWLHNRPYVKCARVVGDVIGKYHPHGDAAVYDTLVRMAQDFSMRYLLIDGQGNFGSIDGDPPAAYRYTECRLEQLAEEMLADIDKNTVDMQPNYDEKMLEPKVLPARIPNLLVNGSTGIAVGMATNIPPHHLGEIVDATAHLIDHPDAAVADLMKFVKGPDFPTAGMLCGTAQIKSMYETGRGLLKIRGHASIEEGPQGKESIIIHDLPYTVNKASLIENLADLVNDKKIEGISDIRDESDKDGIRVVIETKRGAIPKVILNNIYQHTQLESTFGAIMLAIDRGRPRVMNLKDMIQCFIAHRFEVVTRRAKFDLEKAEARAHILEGLKIALDHLDAVVKTIRESKDRDGARARLMERFKLSEIQANAILEMRLYQLTNLERAKIDAEYEEIIKLINYLRDLLANERKIYGVIKDDLLEMKKLYGDERRTDIVPDEGEIAVEDLIADRGCVITISHTGYIKRVPVATFKQQRRGGKGVVGMDTKEEDYVEHVFTASTHDYMLFFTAKGRVYWKKVYEIPEGGRTTRGKAIVNFLEIGSDEKIAACIPVREFPESQFLVFATAAGIVKKTTLAAFGNPRAGGIIAIAIEEGDTLVGVRLTNGQNELILVTRRGMSIRFNEGQLRDQGRGTVGVYGIRLGKDDRVENIEVVEPNATLMCISENGYGKRTAFDEYPDQNRGGKGVITMKTSERNGLVVGAHAVRESDALMLITEQGQMIRIPVSDVRVISRNTQGVRLINLSEGDKLVSATTVEPEDEIPEAEAPAEPPPA, from the coding sequence ATGTACGATCGAAACGACAGAGTCGACCTGATCAACATCGAAGACGAGATGCAGCGCGCGTACATCGATTACTCGATGAGCGTGATCGTGGGCCGCGCGCTGCCGGACGTCCGCGACGGGATGAAGCCGGGCAACCGGCGCATCCTGTTCGCCATGCGCGAGGGGAGCTGGCTGCACAACCGGCCGTACGTCAAGTGCGCGCGCGTGGTCGGCGACGTGATCGGCAAGTACCATCCCCACGGCGATGCCGCCGTGTACGACACGCTCGTCCGCATGGCCCAGGATTTCTCGATGCGTTACCTGTTGATCGACGGGCAGGGGAACTTCGGCAGCATCGACGGCGACCCGCCCGCGGCCTACCGGTACACGGAATGCCGCCTGGAGCAGCTCGCGGAGGAGATGCTGGCGGACATCGACAAGAACACCGTCGACATGCAGCCGAACTACGACGAGAAGATGCTGGAGCCGAAGGTGTTGCCGGCCCGCATCCCGAACCTGCTCGTCAACGGCAGCACGGGCATCGCCGTCGGCATGGCGACCAACATCCCGCCCCACCACCTCGGCGAGATCGTGGACGCCACCGCCCACCTGATCGACCATCCCGACGCGGCGGTGGCCGACCTGATGAAGTTCGTCAAGGGGCCGGACTTCCCGACGGCGGGCATGCTCTGCGGCACCGCGCAGATCAAATCCATGTACGAGACCGGTCGCGGCCTGCTGAAGATCCGCGGCCACGCCTCGATCGAGGAGGGGCCGCAGGGCAAGGAAAGCATCATCATCCACGACCTGCCCTACACGGTGAACAAGGCCTCGCTGATCGAAAACCTGGCCGACCTGGTCAACGACAAGAAGATCGAGGGCATCTCGGACATCCGCGACGAGTCGGACAAGGACGGCATCCGCGTGGTGATCGAGACCAAGCGCGGGGCGATCCCGAAGGTCATCCTCAACAACATCTACCAGCACACGCAGCTCGAATCCACGTTCGGCGCGATCATGCTGGCCATCGACCGCGGCCGCCCGCGCGTGATGAACCTGAAGGACATGATCCAGTGCTTCATCGCGCACCGGTTCGAGGTCGTCACCCGCCGCGCGAAGTTCGACCTGGAAAAGGCCGAGGCCCGCGCGCACATCCTCGAGGGCCTCAAGATCGCGCTCGACCACTTGGACGCCGTGGTCAAGACCATCCGCGAGTCCAAGGACCGCGACGGGGCGCGGGCGCGCCTGATGGAGCGGTTCAAGCTCTCGGAGATCCAGGCCAACGCGATCCTCGAGATGCGGCTCTACCAGCTGACCAACCTCGAGCGGGCGAAGATCGACGCGGAGTACGAGGAGATCATCAAGCTGATCAACTACCTGCGCGACCTGCTGGCGAACGAGCGCAAGATCTACGGCGTGATCAAGGACGACCTGCTGGAGATGAAGAAGCTCTACGGCGACGAGCGCCGGACGGACATCGTGCCGGACGAGGGCGAGATCGCCGTCGAGGATCTGATCGCCGACCGCGGGTGCGTGATCACGATCAGCCACACGGGCTACATCAAGCGCGTACCGGTGGCCACCTTCAAGCAGCAGCGGCGCGGGGGCAAGGGCGTGGTGGGGATGGACACGAAGGAGGAGGACTACGTCGAGCACGTCTTCACGGCCTCCACCCACGATTACATGCTCTTCTTCACCGCCAAGGGGCGGGTGTACTGGAAGAAGGTCTACGAAATTCCCGAGGGCGGGCGCACGACCCGCGGCAAGGCGATCGTCAACTTCCTGGAAATCGGGTCCGACGAGAAGATCGCCGCGTGCATCCCGGTGCGCGAGTTCCCGGAGAGCCAGTTCCTCGTCTTCGCCACGGCGGCCGGGATCGTGAAGAAGACCACCCTCGCGGCCTTCGGCAACCCGCGCGCGGGCGGAATCATCGCCATCGCCATCGAGGAGGGCGACACGCTGGTCGGCGTGCGGCTGACGAACGGGCAGAACGAGCTGATCCTCGTGACCCGCCGGGGCATGAGCATCCGGTTCAACGAGGGGCAGTTGCGCGACCAGGGGCGCGGCACCGTGGGCGTTTACGGCATCCGGCTGGGCAAGGACGACCGGGTCGAGAACATCGAGGTCGTCGAGCCCAACGCCACGCTGATGTGCATCTCCGAGAACGGCTACGGCAAGCGCACGGCGTTCGACGAGTACCCGGACCAGAACCGCGGCGGCAAGGGCGTGATCACCATGAAGACGTCCGAGCGCAACGGCCTGGTCGTGGGGGCGCACGCGGTCCGCGAGAGCGACGCGCTGATGCTGATCACCGAGCAGGGCCAGATGATCCGGATCCCGGTCAGTGACGTCCGCGTCATCAGCCGCAACACCCAGGGCGTGCGGCTGATCAACCTCTCCGAGGGCGACAAGCTGGTCTCCGCGACGACCGTCGAGCCCGAGGACGAGATTCCGGAGGCCGAAGCGCCCGCGGAGCCGCCGCCGGCTTGA
- the gyrB gene encoding DNA topoisomerase (ATP-hydrolyzing) subunit B, with the protein MAKKSVKLPSAPAPEEDAPAPSAAVETAVAEAPEPARPAAGGAKYDAKSITVLGGMDAVRKRPAMYIGDTSARGLHHCVFEVVDNSVDEALAGYCKRIVVTMNSDGSVGVVDDGRGIPVDMHATEKKPAVEVVMTTLHAGGKFDHESYKVSGGLHGVGVSCVNALSEWMEVEVRRDGSVYHQRYERGVATTKLETIGKTKSSGTKVTFFPDHKIFQTLEFSWDTLANRLRELAFLNKGIEITLKQEEPAREETFKYKGGIVEFVEHLNKNKNPLHPKVVFFEKEKDRIQVEIALQYSDAYNENIFTYTNNIHTIEGGTHLSGFRSALTRVINQYAKANKLLKGDDETMSGDDVREGLTCVISVKVPDPQFEGQTKTKLGNSEVEGIVASIVNEELGTYFEEHPSVARRIIEKGVLAARAREAARKARDLTRRKGALDSGGLPGKLADCSEKDPELCELFIVEGDSAGGSAKQGRDRRFQAILPLRGKVLNVEKARDDKMLNNNEIRTMITALGTGFGREDFKIENLRYNKVIIMTDADVDGSHIRTLLLTFFFRKMQALIDRGNVFIAQPPLYKVKRKNREEYIENDAHMTRILLELGMEDLKLADAKGKELSSGKPLSDLLDLLFEIETHLDRIRRRGVDVAEYLQHRDPKTGQLPQYRVTIAVGGEPEHHFAFTEPELRGLLEEAEKRSGEQLEIFGEGGEEAKKSRGLRWTELYSAPALGKLLATLEKKGFQVGNLLPQEKPLLTLKNGDEKDLPLFSLQELLNRVREHGSKGLSIQRFKGLGEMNPEQLWETTMNPEKRKMLKVTLEDAVKADEIFTVLMGDEVEPRRRFIEDNALNVRNLDI; encoded by the coding sequence ATGGCAAAGAAGTCAGTAAAATTACCGTCTGCACCGGCCCCGGAGGAGGACGCCCCGGCGCCCTCCGCGGCGGTCGAAACCGCCGTCGCCGAGGCGCCGGAGCCGGCCCGGCCGGCCGCCGGCGGGGCGAAGTACGACGCGAAGTCCATCACGGTGCTGGGCGGCATGGACGCCGTCCGCAAGCGGCCCGCGATGTACATCGGCGACACGAGTGCGCGCGGCCTGCACCACTGCGTGTTCGAAGTCGTGGACAACAGCGTGGACGAGGCGCTCGCGGGCTACTGCAAGCGCATCGTGGTCACGATGAACTCCGACGGCTCGGTCGGCGTCGTGGACGACGGGCGCGGCATCCCTGTGGACATGCACGCAACGGAGAAGAAGCCCGCGGTCGAGGTGGTGATGACCACGCTGCACGCGGGCGGCAAGTTCGACCACGAGAGCTACAAGGTATCGGGGGGCCTGCACGGCGTCGGCGTCTCCTGCGTGAACGCCTTGAGCGAATGGATGGAGGTCGAGGTCCGCCGCGACGGCAGCGTCTACCACCAGCGCTACGAGCGGGGGGTGGCCACCACGAAACTGGAGACCATCGGCAAGACCAAGTCCTCGGGGACGAAGGTGACCTTTTTTCCCGACCACAAGATCTTCCAGACGCTGGAGTTCAGCTGGGACACCCTGGCCAACCGGCTGCGCGAGCTGGCGTTCCTGAACAAGGGCATCGAGATCACGCTCAAGCAGGAGGAGCCGGCCCGCGAGGAGACGTTCAAGTACAAGGGCGGTATCGTCGAGTTCGTCGAGCACCTGAACAAGAACAAGAACCCGCTGCACCCCAAGGTGGTTTTCTTCGAGAAGGAGAAAGACCGGATCCAGGTCGAGATCGCGCTGCAGTACAGCGACGCCTACAACGAGAACATCTTCACGTACACCAACAACATCCACACGATCGAGGGAGGGACGCACTTGAGCGGGTTCCGCTCGGCCCTGACCCGCGTGATCAACCAGTACGCCAAGGCCAACAAGCTGCTCAAGGGCGACGACGAGACGATGAGCGGGGACGACGTGCGCGAGGGCCTGACGTGCGTCATCAGCGTCAAGGTGCCGGACCCGCAGTTCGAGGGGCAGACGAAGACGAAGCTCGGTAACAGCGAAGTGGAGGGCATCGTCGCCTCGATCGTGAACGAGGAGCTGGGCACGTACTTCGAGGAGCACCCGTCGGTGGCGCGGCGGATCATCGAGAAGGGCGTGCTCGCGGCGCGGGCGCGCGAGGCGGCCCGCAAGGCGCGCGACCTGACGCGCCGCAAGGGCGCGCTGGACAGCGGCGGGCTGCCGGGCAAACTGGCGGACTGCTCCGAGAAGGACCCCGAGCTCTGCGAGCTGTTCATCGTCGAGGGCGACAGCGCCGGCGGCTCGGCCAAGCAGGGCCGCGACCGGCGGTTCCAAGCCATCCTGCCGCTGCGCGGCAAGGTGCTGAACGTCGAGAAGGCCCGCGACGACAAGATGCTGAACAACAACGAAATCCGGACCATGATCACGGCGCTCGGCACCGGGTTCGGCCGCGAGGATTTCAAGATCGAGAACCTGCGCTACAACAAGGTCATCATCATGACCGACGCGGACGTGGACGGCTCGCACATCCGCACGCTCCTGCTGACCTTCTTTTTCCGCAAGATGCAGGCGCTGATCGACCGCGGGAACGTCTTCATCGCCCAGCCGCCGCTCTACAAGGTCAAGCGCAAGAACCGCGAGGAGTACATCGAGAACGACGCGCACATGACGCGCATCCTGCTCGAGCTCGGCATGGAGGACCTGAAGCTGGCGGACGCGAAGGGCAAGGAGTTGTCGAGCGGCAAGCCGCTTTCCGACCTGCTGGACCTGCTGTTCGAAATCGAGACGCACCTGGACCGCATCCGGCGGCGCGGCGTGGACGTGGCGGAGTACCTGCAGCACCGCGATCCGAAGACCGGCCAGCTCCCGCAGTACCGGGTCACGATCGCGGTGGGCGGGGAGCCGGAACATCATTTCGCGTTCACGGAGCCGGAACTGCGGGGCCTGCTGGAGGAGGCGGAGAAGCGGTCCGGCGAGCAGCTGGAGATCTTCGGGGAGGGCGGCGAGGAGGCCAAGAAGAGCCGCGGCCTCCGCTGGACGGAGCTATACTCCGCGCCCGCGCTGGGCAAGCTCCTGGCGACGCTGGAGAAGAAGGGCTTCCAGGTCGGGAACCTGCTGCCGCAGGAGAAGCCGCTGCTGACGCTGAAGAACGGCGACGAGAAGGACCTGCCGCTGTTCTCGCTGCAGGAACTCCTCAACCGAGTCCGCGAGCACGGGAGCAAGGGCTTGAGCATCCAGCGGTTCAAGGGCCTCGGCGAGATGAATCCCGAGCAGCTCTGGGAGACCACCATGAACCCGGAGAAGCGCAAGATGCTCAAGGTCACGCTCGAGGACGCCGTGAAGGCGGACGAGATTTTCACCGTGCTGATGGGCGACGAGGTCGAGCCCCGCCGCCGGTTCATCGAGGACAACGCGCTGAACGTTCGGAACCTGGATATTTAA
- the rlmD gene encoding 23S rRNA (uracil(1939)-C(5))-methyltransferase RlmD — MKMCYNAIGMSAGGLEEAASLGTPGGCAVRSGRTGCMIMRELELTAEKMVAEGRALARPDGFVVFVEGALPGERVRARITQRKKSFAFAQALEVLEPSPDRQAPPCPVFGQCGGCAFQHMAYPAQLRAKHQILLEALYGLPGVPGIVAEPLGMAEPFHFRNKMGFAFGTAEGRPVLGLHRRGDWRTVVPAGTCLLQSPESREILARVLAFVQEHGLPVYDEEKQQGLVRHLVVREGKLTGERMVHLHAAERHAAFDRLPAVLGDLATTVLASFHTLVPEAAPPGSTAVLSGPGLIRERLNGFLFEIGPATFFQTNTRQGERLFGLVRDWATGCRPARAVDLYAGTGPIAIHLASAASQVLGIESHAPSVDAACRNVELNGLTNVRMACAEAERVGDTLRGERADLVVVDPPRPGLHPKAMAALLSAAPPHLIYVSCNPATLARDLQKLIEAGYTLEAVQSLDMFPHTFHIEAVARLKKTR, encoded by the coding sequence GTGAAGATGTGCTATAACGCCATCGGCATGTCCGCCGGCGGGCTGGAAGAAGCGGCGAGCTTGGGCACGCCGGGCGGATGCGCGGTTCGCTCCGGGCGGACGGGATGCATGATCATGCGTGAACTGGAACTGACGGCCGAGAAAATGGTGGCCGAGGGCCGCGCGCTGGCGCGGCCGGACGGCTTCGTCGTGTTCGTCGAGGGAGCGCTGCCGGGCGAGCGCGTCCGCGCGCGGATCACGCAGCGCAAGAAATCCTTCGCGTTCGCGCAGGCGCTGGAGGTCCTGGAGCCGTCGCCGGACCGGCAGGCCCCGCCGTGCCCGGTGTTCGGCCAGTGCGGCGGCTGCGCGTTCCAGCACATGGCCTACCCGGCCCAGTTGCGCGCCAAGCACCAGATCCTGCTCGAAGCCCTTTACGGCCTGCCCGGCGTGCCGGGGATCGTTGCCGAACCGCTGGGCATGGCGGAGCCTTTTCACTTCCGCAACAAGATGGGCTTCGCGTTCGGCACGGCGGAGGGCCGGCCCGTGCTCGGCCTGCACCGGCGCGGCGACTGGCGCACCGTCGTGCCCGCCGGCACCTGCCTGCTCCAGTCGCCCGAGTCCCGCGAGATCCTCGCCCGGGTCCTGGCCTTTGTGCAGGAACACGGGTTGCCCGTGTACGACGAGGAGAAACAGCAGGGCCTCGTCCGCCACCTGGTGGTCCGGGAGGGCAAGCTCACGGGCGAGCGGATGGTGCACCTGCACGCGGCCGAGCGCCACGCGGCCTTCGACCGGCTGCCCGCCGTCCTCGGCGATCTCGCGACCACCGTGCTCGCCAGCTTTCACACCCTGGTCCCGGAGGCCGCGCCGCCGGGTTCGACCGCGGTCCTGTCCGGCCCGGGGCTGATCCGCGAACGCCTGAACGGGTTCCTTTTCGAGATCGGCCCGGCCACGTTTTTCCAGACCAACACGCGGCAGGGCGAGCGGCTGTTCGGGCTGGTCCGCGATTGGGCAACGGGGTGCAGGCCGGCACGGGCCGTGGACCTCTATGCGGGGACCGGTCCCATCGCGATACACCTGGCCTCCGCCGCGTCGCAAGTGCTTGGCATAGAATCTCATGCGCCGTCCGTGGACGCGGCGTGCCGGAACGTGGAGCTCAACGGCTTGACGAACGTCCGGATGGCCTGCGCCGAGGCCGAGCGGGTGGGCGACACGTTAAGGGGAGAGCGGGCCGACCTGGTCGTCGTGGACCCGCCGCGGCCGGGGCTCCATCCGAAAGCGATGGCGGCCCTGCTGTCCGCCGCGCCGCCGCACTTGATCTACGTGTCTTGCAACCCGGCGACGCTCGCGCGCGACCTGCAGAAACTGATCGAGGCCGGCTACACCCTGGAAGCCGTGCAATCGCTGGACATGTTCCCGCACACGTTCCATATCGAGGCCGTGGCGCGGTTGAAGAAAACGAGGTAG
- a CDS encoding DUF190 domain-containing protein, translating to MELKGEAKLLRIFLGESDKVRHAPLYEVIVKEARAAGLAGATAWRGILGYGPTSRIRSAKILDLSSDLPVVIEINDDEEKINRFLPKLHELFEAAQSGGLITIEKVQVIKYLHGSPS from the coding sequence ATGGAACTCAAAGGCGAGGCGAAACTGCTGCGGATTTTCCTGGGCGAGTCGGACAAGGTCCGGCACGCGCCGCTGTACGAGGTCATCGTCAAGGAAGCTCGTGCGGCCGGCCTCGCGGGCGCGACGGCGTGGCGCGGCATCCTGGGCTACGGCCCGACCAGCCGGATTCGTTCGGCCAAGATACTGGACCTCTCCAGCGACCTGCCCGTCGTCATCGAGATCAACGACGACGAGGAGAAGATCAACCGTTTCCTGCCGAAGCTCCACGAACTCTTCGAGGCCGCGCAAAGCGGCGGGCTGATCACCATCGAGAAGGTCCAGGTGATCAAGTACCTGCACGGGAGCCCCTCGTGA
- the crcB gene encoding fluoride efflux transporter CrcB, with amino-acid sequence MRMLLSMLLVGAGGFVGSVLRYALTLLAQRYSISFPHGTLWANLLGCVAIGAISALAAATEVLSPAARLLLATGICGGFTTMSSFIYELAQLLRDNELWLAAGYFGLTLGGCLAMFWIGALAVKLWLKA; translated from the coding sequence ATGCGTATGCTGCTCTCCATGCTGCTGGTCGGCGCGGGCGGGTTCGTCGGCTCGGTCCTGCGCTACGCGCTCACGCTCCTCGCGCAGCGCTATTCCATCTCGTTCCCGCACGGGACGCTGTGGGCGAACCTGCTCGGCTGCGTCGCCATCGGCGCGATCAGCGCGCTGGCCGCGGCGACCGAGGTCTTGAGCCCCGCGGCACGGCTGCTGCTGGCGACAGGGATCTGCGGCGGGTTCACGACGATGTCTTCCTTCATCTACGAGCTGGCCCAGCTCCTGCGCGATAACGAGCTGTGGCTGGCGGCGGGCTACTTCGGCCTGACACTGGGCGGGTGCCTGGCGATGTTCTGGATCGGCGCGCTGGCGGTGAAACTGTGGCTGAAAGCGTAG
- a CDS encoding class I SAM-dependent methyltransferase — MRRCVACGLIYLSPRPAAAERAAFYPANYEPHAAAMDRGRRRDIAQRVALIKKVGPAPGRVLDVGCATGWLLEALRGRGWKTCGVEPDADAAALARDRRGLDVHHGTLREARLPDAFFDLVCFWHVLEHAPDPRETLAEAARVARPGGTLLVSLPDPGSGMARRFGRHWVGWDVPRHLCLFPRRVLARLLVETGWTDVRLLTRGGRHWYVTMSLRNWAREHPSAWRRFLARAAGSSPVKMLTWPVYILAERLGRGPNLLAIARRAAPRET; from the coding sequence GTGCGCCGGTGCGTGGCCTGCGGGCTGATCTACCTTAGCCCTCGCCCCGCCGCGGCGGAACGGGCGGCCTTCTATCCGGCCAACTACGAGCCCCATGCCGCGGCGATGGATCGTGGGCGCCGGCGGGACATAGCCCAGCGCGTCGCGCTGATCAAGAAGGTTGGCCCTGCTCCCGGCCGCGTGCTCGACGTCGGCTGCGCGACGGGATGGCTGCTCGAAGCGCTGCGGGGGCGGGGATGGAAAACCTGTGGCGTCGAGCCCGATGCCGACGCGGCGGCCCTGGCGCGGGACCGGCGCGGCCTGGACGTTCACCACGGCACGCTTCGGGAAGCGCGCCTGCCGGACGCCTTCTTCGACCTGGTGTGTTTCTGGCACGTTCTCGAGCACGCGCCCGATCCGCGGGAGACGCTCGCGGAGGCCGCCCGCGTGGCGCGGCCGGGCGGGACGCTGCTCGTGAGCCTGCCGGATCCCGGGAGCGGAATGGCCCGGCGGTTCGGCCGGCACTGGGTCGGGTGGGACGTGCCCCGGCACCTGTGCCTGTTCCCGCGGCGTGTCCTGGCGCGGCTGCTGGTCGAGACCGGCTGGACGGACGTGCGTCTGTTGACGCGCGGCGGGCGCCACTGGTACGTCACCATGAGCCTGCGAAACTGGGCTCGCGAACATCCCTCGGCGTGGAGGAGGTTTCTCGCGCGGGCCGCCGGTTCCTCTCCGGTCAAGATGCTGACCTGGCCCGTCTACATCCTGGCCGAACGGCTGGGCCGCGGTCCGAACCTGCTGGCCATCGCGCGTCGCGCGGCCCCGCGGGAAACATAG
- a CDS encoding glycosyltransferase family 2 protein — MTTWSGRAPLVCAVVINWNRPRETAECLRSLVRQTHRALAVVVVDNGSEDDSAERIGREFPGVELLRNPVNRGFGAAANQGIARARALGASHVFLLNNDATVTPDTIERLLETASRPGVGAVAPLVLFPGAGERIWSAGARRNRTTLGNMDTRHGRPWRAAWPRLLARDYLYGCALLMDLRALAAAGVFDERFFMYFEDMDLCLRFQAAGFSLWVDSAGCARHAGAASSGGRGTVMERYWSARSSVLFFRKNARGAQWLAIVPWRLFSAARIMACLVLAGRPRAAAAYVRGLRDGFRAKGPPGREV; from the coding sequence GTGACAACATGGTCCGGCCGCGCGCCGCTCGTGTGCGCCGTGGTGATCAACTGGAACCGTCCGCGGGAAACGGCGGAATGCCTGCGCTCCCTCGTCCGCCAGACCCATCGCGCGCTGGCCGTCGTGGTCGTGGATAACGGCTCGGAGGACGATTCCGCGGAACGGATCGGCCGCGAGTTCCCGGGCGTCGAGCTGCTGCGCAACCCGGTGAACCGCGGTTTCGGTGCGGCGGCCAACCAGGGGATCGCGCGGGCGCGCGCTCTCGGGGCGTCCCACGTATTCCTGCTGAACAACGACGCGACCGTGACGCCGGACACGATCGAGCGGCTGCTGGAGACGGCGTCCCGGCCCGGCGTCGGGGCCGTCGCACCCCTTGTGCTTTTCCCCGGCGCCGGGGAGCGCATCTGGTCGGCCGGCGCGCGCCGGAACCGAACCACGCTCGGCAACATGGACACGCGCCACGGGCGGCCGTGGCGCGCGGCGTGGCCCCGGCTTCTCGCGCGGGACTACCTCTACGGCTGCGCGCTACTCATGGATCTCCGCGCCCTGGCCGCGGCGGGCGTTTTCGACGAGCGGTTCTTCATGTACTTCGAGGACATGGACCTCTGTCTCCGCTTCCAGGCGGCGGGATTCAGTTTGTGGGTGGACAGCGCCGGGTGTGCGCGGCACGCGGGCGCCGCGAGCAGCGGCGGGCGGGGGACCGTCATGGAGCGGTACTGGTCCGCCCGCAGTTCGGTCCTTTTCTTCCGGAAGAACGCGAGAGGGGCGCAGTGGCTGGCGATCGTGCCCTGGCGCCTTTTCAGCGCGGCGCGGATCATGGCGTGCCTGGTCCTGGCGGGCCGGCCCCGCGCGGCCGCCGCCTACGTGCGCGGCCTGCGCGACGGCTTTCGCGCCAAGGGGCCCCCAGGGCGGGAGGTGTAA
- a CDS encoding serine/threonine protein kinase: protein METADFSHLTPEAVINAVEDTLGAACSNLCRPLNSYINRVYEVGLDAGGFVIAKFYRPGRWDRVALQDELDFLAELAAEEVPVVPPLPGRDGSLLHELAHTDFALFPKRGGRPLDEPDANTWTQLGRLLARMHAVGARRLPKNRIRLHPEHSTRQHLDFILRSGTIPAGTARAYGQVVTELIDLVAPEFEGVETHRIHGDCHRQNILHRPGEGFHLLDFDDMAVGPAVQDLWMLLPDRVRAARFELESLLEGYETFLPFPRGTLRLVEPLRAMRFIHYTAWCARQKADGGFARLSPGWGSQEFWRQEIADLERQRQEILDARAD from the coding sequence ATGGAGACCGCCGACTTCAGCCACCTGACGCCCGAAGCCGTGATCAACGCGGTCGAGGACACGCTGGGCGCCGCGTGCTCGAACCTCTGCCGGCCGCTGAACAGCTACATCAACCGCGTGTATGAGGTCGGGCTCGACGCTGGCGGCTTCGTCATCGCCAAGTTCTACCGGCCCGGCCGATGGGACCGCGTGGCGCTTCAGGACGAACTGGATTTTCTCGCCGAACTCGCGGCGGAAGAAGTGCCCGTCGTGCCGCCCCTGCCGGGCCGCGACGGGAGCCTGCTGCACGAACTGGCGCACACGGACTTCGCCCTGTTCCCGAAGCGGGGCGGCCGGCCGCTGGACGAGCCCGACGCGAATACCTGGACGCAACTCGGCCGGCTCCTCGCGCGCATGCATGCGGTCGGCGCGCGGCGGCTCCCGAAAAACCGGATCAGGCTGCACCCGGAGCATTCCACGCGGCAACACCTGGATTTCATCCTCCGGTCCGGCACGATCCCCGCCGGCACGGCCCGCGCCTATGGACAAGTTGTGACGGAACTTATCGACCTCGTGGCCCCGGAGTTCGAGGGCGTGGAGACGCACCGCATCCACGGCGACTGTCACCGCCAGAACATCCTGCACCGGCCGGGCGAGGGGTTCCACTTACTGGACTTTGACGACATGGCCGTCGGGCCCGCGGTGCAGGACCTGTGGATGCTCCTGCCCGACCGCGTGCGCGCCGCGCGCTTCGAACTGGAGAGCCTGCTCGAGGGCTACGAGACCTTCCTGCCGTTCCCGCGCGGGACGCTGCGCCTGGTCGAGCCGCTGCGCGCGATGCGGTTCATCCACTACACCGCGTGGTGTGCCCGGCAGAAGGCCGACGGCGGCTTCGCCCGGCTCTCGCCCGGTTGGGGCTCGCAGGAGTTCTGGCGTCAGGAGATCGCCGACCTCGAGCGCCAGCGGCAGGAAATCCTGGACGCGCGGGCGGATTGA